From the Saccharomycodes ludwigii strain NBRC 1722 chromosome I, whole genome shotgun sequence genome, one window contains:
- a CDS encoding uncharacterized protein (similar to Saccharomyces cerevisiae YLR278C | zinc-cluster protein), whose amino-acid sequence MGRPPKNISNQNIKRFQLELQLAGGDTKSLLNDKKGRSKSCLLCKRRKQKCDHMLPSCTSCLKSGVKCVQPDRYENENDESNKKNDYTLFLEKKLTFLEKLVELSDTNSLQFRKKLAGYKKITQFLDSKADDYQDIMDKVMSNEVNNFKLDNNNNNNNIHLPPPNKSSFIPILGNNNNNNNGSNNDRNNNNNNLNSNNKNNNNNNNNNNNTHNNSTHITTEVLLNSKANIISGLKSLSSDCLESIDFSKCIFTKYNLKEFLSYDPAFEFEEQLSRQFLDTFFTRLQFKYPLLDENEIYQFHEYYISMSRSGVTTNVSPQFKFQSYAHTSNNDSNTVVINSTNNTNNNDKNDTSSDYNTAFHYCCGRMWLIFGISACLHKTTGKYRGLPPNRYFSTAIRHITKCENRLNDWQKVEILTLLLLYIIRTDRDSLELYIIIKDVMDIAVNKLHLNKWDYGAGKQSEHQLEEEEEKEKKEKEVLFWQNRKLRVFWCIYLLERMICVAVGRPYTIKEKDIDLPLFTDQSFITSRHVPTATITPVTDNNTSRVHFINQALKLKRIESRFVESLNLLKFNETTSAKDAFSTMHKNQLPQVEKYFEELEVWRSSCSKNAVRDFENETLKLYYYRAVRLLIQPFFLELLKPEDRLFRECQAAAGQICQLYKIFHQKTVYGHSTPAVHTVFTAGLTLVYCLWLAKNFDDERRRRLGDSAKHTRPAMSATLFAIFDDLRACSVCLYVMAERSKFAITYRDTFDQLMNCTIGNLIERCGPDASELISVGSGKISVNNGNNSSAWRKRHYQHRHHNRIHLPANFNVASSDNPEFFNDNNTKTMGASMIRADTATATGTSNSVNMSNSITSFGMPPAIDRKFGKSQQKEHVGFLQNMLIDKEEVKERKRKRGVLKKTMVPKSLSHLLDYDDDDYDDGDDGDDYDDGDDGDDGDDDDDDASVDEGGQKHKKQNESTGQNIIPKHDVFEVDTSSTKNITTINNKKNSTIDQDNNIKNNANTKYRKLNKPINNNNCGITIHSEQRTPNESSSHSVSSDSISPKFIIQKPIINFTEEEWQDLQTQALLQQQMGQQTLQAYLLNMNYGNNNACGKLPSTIKDTTNLNSFPFETKPIKNIPNLGTDSNNITAFSENIFQNAVPTVSQHQNNISANNVTCDSDNSKLGAILPTLDAGTAPNTSNNVFQSAPTGSVPTVTSCVTEYSDNNNGDNTSNKFGNINDPYKNNNNNKDNVQVDGTAVSFLNALSLNFGIQNMISNISQWTSSNNNNITHLDYSSRNTNANNNNVDDNAHINNANNNSGNNNTNYNNNIGIDGNFYIPNRDNLPTMTQNEFLSQYRNKMYFKSEEQANSYFIMENKTNYVAAGTIEDRNRQISMNNASNIINSPHVTSPLPFSNTNTVENNNNAVNAINRGNPLHYGSTADNTQHVQKNKNINENNNTNENNNNNNNNNNNNNNNNNNNNNNNNNNNNNGLRFVPPPTEEFWTVNDDYGFLA is encoded by the coding sequence atGGGACGTCCTCCTAAAAATATATCCaaccaaaatataaaaagatttCAACTGGAACTTCAACTGGCTGGTGGAGATACCAAATCTTTACTAAATGACAAAAAGGGAAGAAGTAAGAGCTGTTTATTGTGTAAGAGAAGAAAACAGAAATGTGATCACATGTTACCAAGTTGCACCTCTTGTTTGAAAAGTGGTGTTAAATGTGTTCAACCGGATAGatatgaaaatgaaaatgatgaatctaataagaaaaatgatTACACCTTGtttttagaaaagaaattaacttttttagaaaaattagTTGAATTATCTGATACCAATAGTTTACAATTTCGTAAGAAGCTAGCTGGGTACAAGAAAATTACTCAGTTTCTAGATTCTAAAGCGGATGATTATCAAGATATAATGGATAAAGTTATGTCTAATGAggtaaataattttaaacttgataacaataataataataataatatacatcTACCCCCACCTAACAAGTCTAGTTTTATACCTATACTgggaaataataataataataataatggcagCAATAATGATAggaacaataacaataataatcttaatagtaacaacaaaaacaacaataataataataataataataataatacgcataataatagtactCATATTACTACGGAAGTTTTGCTAAATTCTAAAGCAAATATTATAAGTGGCTTAAAATCATTGAGCTCAGATTGTTTAGAATCAATTGATTTTTCCAAATGCATTTTCACAAAGTATAATCTAAAAGAATTTCTATCTTATGATCCAGCTTTCGAATTTGAAGAACAACTAAGTAGACAATTTTTAGACACCTTTTTCACCAGGTTACAATTTAAATATCCACTTTTAGATGAAAACGAAATTTATCAATTTCacgaatattatatttcaatGAGTAGATCTGGTGTAACCACAAATGTTTCACCGCAGTTTAAATTTCAATCATACGCTCACACAAGCAATAATGACAGTAATACCGTCGTCATTAACAGcaccaataatactaataataatgacaagAATGACACCAGCAGCGATTATAATACTGCatttcattattgttgCGGCAGAATGTGGTTGATTTTTGGAATAAGCGCTTGTTTACACAAAACCACTGGTAAATATAGAGGCTTACCTCCAAATAGATATTTTAGTACAGCGATTAGGCATATAACAAAATGTGAGAATAGATTAAATGATTGGCAAAAAGTAGAGATTTTAACATTGCTATTACTATATATCATTAGGACTGACAGAGACAGTTTAGAATTATacattataataaaagatgTTATGGATATTGCAGTTAATAAATTACATTTAAACAAATGGGATTATGGTGCTGGAAAACAGAGCGAGCATCaattagaagaagaagaagaaaaagaaaaaaaggaaaaagaagttttattttggcaGAATAGAAAATTGAGAGTTTTTTGGTGTATCTATCTTTTGGAGAGAATGATATGTGTTGCTGTAGGGAGGCCCTATACcatcaaagaaaaagatatagATTTGCCGTTATTCACAGATCAAAGCTTCATTACAAGCAGACATGTACCAACTGCAACAATTACTCCTGTTacagataataatacatcGAGGGTGCATTTTATTAACCAAGCTTTGAAATTGAAGCGCATAGAATCTAGATTTGTGGAAAgtttaaatttgttaaaatttaatgaaaCAACTAGTGCCAAAGATGCCTTTTCTACTATGCACAAAAATCAATTACCTCAGgtggaaaaatattttgaagaaCTAGAAGTTTGGAGATCTTCATGCTCTAAAAATGCCGTTCGTGATTTTGAAAACGAAACATTGAAATTATACTATTATAGAGCGGTCAGATTATTAATCCAACCATTTTTCcttgaattattaaagcCTGAAGATAGACTATTTCGTGAATGTCAAGCGGCTGCCGGACAAATCTGCCAACtgtataaaatatttcatcAAAAAACTGTTTATGGTCATTCAACGCCAGCTGTGCACACAGTGTTTACTGCCGGTTTAACATTAGTGTATTGTTTGTGGTTAGCTAAGAATTTTGATGATGAACGTAGGAGGAGATTGGGTGATTCAGCCAAACACACGAGGCCAGCGATGAGTGCCACATTATTTGCTATTTTTGACGATTTAAGGGCCTGCTCTGTTTGTTTATACGTCATGGCTGAACGTAGTAAATTTGCTATTACCTACAGAGATACATTTGACCAGCTCATGAACTGTACGATTGGTAATTTAATAGAGAGATGTGGTCCAGATGCATCAGAGTTAATTAGTGTTGGAAGCGGTAAGATTTCtgttaataatggtaataatagttcTGCTTGGCGTAAACGTCATTACCAGCATCGTCATCATAATCGAATCCATCTTCCAGCAAATTTTAATGTTGCTAGTAGTGATAATCCTGAATTTTTTAACGACAACAATACTAAAACTATGGGTGCATCAATGATACGTGCTGATACTGCTACTGCCACTGGTACCAGCAATTCCGTTAACATGAGTAATTCTATCACCTCTTTTGGTATGCCTCCCGCTATCGACAGGAAATTTGGGAAATCCCAACAAAAAGAGCATGTTGGGTTTTTGCAAAATATGCTTATTGATAAAGAAGAAGTTAAAGaacgaaaaagaaaacgtggtgtattgaaaaaaacCATGGTTCCTAAAAGTTTATCTCATTTATTGgattatgatgatgatgactatgatgatggtgatgatggtgatgactatgatgatggtgatgatggtgatgatggtgatgatgatgacgatgacgCTAGTGTTGATGAGGGTGGACAGAAACATAAAAAGCAGAATGAATCTACAGGACAGAATATCATTCCTAAACATGATGTTTTTGAGGTTGACACCTCCAGTACCAAAAACattactactattaataataaaaagaatagcACCATTGATCAAGACAATAATATCAAGAATAATGCCAATACAAAATAcagaaaattaaataaacccattaacaacaacaattgcGGAATAACAATACATTCAGAACAACGAACACCTAACGAAAGTAGTAGTCACTCTGTTTCATCAGATTCTATTTCCCCAaagtttattattcaaaaacctatcattaattttacTGAAGAGGAATGGCAAGATTTACAGACTCAGGCATTATTACAACAACAGATGGGGCAACAAACATTACAAGCATATTTGCTGAATATGAACTATGGCAACAATAACGCTTGCGGTAAACTTCCTTCGACAATTAAAGATACCACtaatttaaattctttTCCATTTGAAACAAAACCGATAAAAAACATTCCAAACCTTGGTACTGATAGCAACAATATTACTGCTTTCAGTGAAaacattttccaaaatgcTGTTCCAACAGTATCTCAGCATCAAAATAACATTAGTGCTAATAATGTTACTTGTGATTCAGACAATAGTAAGCTTGGTGCTATATTGCCTACTTTAGATGCAGGAACAGCACCGAATACTagtaataatgtttttcaaTCTGCTCCAACTGGTTCAGTGCCAACTGTGACGTCATGTGTAACTGAATATAgcgataataataatggtgacaatactagtaataaatttggtaatattaatgatccatataagaataataataacaacaaagatAATGTACAAGTTGATGGTACCGCTGTCTCGTTTCTGAACGCCTTATCGCTAAATTTTGGCATTCAAAATATGATTAGTAATATATCCCAGTGGACttcttcaaataataataacattacaCATTTAGACTACAGTTCGCGAAATACTAatgccaataataataatgttgatGATAATGCACACAttaataatgctaataataattccggtaataataatactaattataataataatataggTATTGATGGAAATTTTTACATTCCTAATAGAGATAATCTACCAACCATGACAcaaaatgaatttttaagCCAATACCGCAATAAAATGTATTTTAAGTCTGAAGAACAAGCTAATTCGTATTTTATCATGGAAAACAAAACTAATTATGTTGCAGCAGGTACAATTGAAGACCGTAATAGACAGATTTCTATGAACAATGCTAGTAACATAATAAATAGTCCACATGTTACTTCACCACTTCCTTTTTCCAATACTAATACcg